GAACTAGATTACCAATAGCCTCTAGAAATCACAAAAATCTAAAAACCATATAGATGCAACATTGCATAtgaaggaaagtttaaggaaaaggaaaagaaaagtagCTACATTAATTGATAAGGTCAATGTCCCACCTACAGTTAATACCTAGAAGCAATCTAGTCTCAAGCCTAAATATCCTAAATACTTCACACCAAAGTAAACAATGgcgtaaatctccccaatgtacaGAACCATCAGTAAATTCAATaaaatggaaagataaaaaaatattttctagacACGGTAGGGCACTCCTCTACACCATGTTGTTCACCTATCTGCTTCAGCAGCTTTCCAGTGTATCCCGCATATAGTACTCTTCACTCTGCACAGGAAATAATTTAAACCATGTTCTTGGAGTTACAACTTAAACACTGATGGATACAACCAATCATTAGCCAATACAGATTGTACCATTCTGATTTTTGGATGAACTTTATAACAGCAACATGTATTGAGCCCACATTTGAAATACCCCTTCACCTTAATCCAAGTAGGAGACTTAAATTTGATATAAAAAAGGCTGGGTGAAAAAAGGGATCCTAAAGTGAGTGTCCTCTTAGAAGATAAGTGACAACCTACTTATAAAATGGTATGCAGCTTACAACCACCAAGTAAAATGGGCAAAATTATGCCTAATAATTTGTTTAATAGTAGTTTAATACTCAGTAGAAAAGATGGTCTCAAATATATTTTTGCCAGACAATCATTAGTTGTTACTTTCACCCAAAAGAAAACTCCCTGTTTTTACTCCTGTATATTTTATTAGCTACATTCAgagtacactgtatatattttctctttcttaagctgaatacacagtatacaatcttctttagattttttcctttagatttaccaaaaccatataataagaggtcaaacctaaacgctttcaatttgtatgcaatcaggcaggcccttaccctacatggttttggtaaatccaaaggaaatcaaacaacaaaagttgtgtagtgtgtatccagctttaatctTTCCATAATGATCTCAGTTTCTGACCCAAGGGACTTATAATCCAAACTATTTCTCCTAGCCCATGTAAGTTCTCCCACTGGCACAGTTTTAATAGTACAGTAGTTTGAGGTTGACAACTGCTAGCAGGCAATGTTATTTTCCTCTcctttgttcatatgcaatgtagCCTGTGTATAATGCCGGGGAAGCAGTTTTTGTATATGTCGATTTTTTTTCAGATATATGTGATTTCAGGATACCATTGGTAATCCGGTTTTCATATTGCCGTTACCCTCTTCTTACCTACCTTGGTGGGTAGGCATATAATGATAGAAGGATCTAACCATACTTTGATTTTCAAAATTCAAAGCATTCCTCTTGTGATTATCTGGAATTTAATGGTTTGTTCTGTTACATAGTGAACTGTGTCATACATCATCCAATTAGaagtccttttcttttctttctttttacagagCCAACAATTGCATAAATAGTGTACAGAAAGTTACACAAAAACACAAACTTCTGAAAAAAAGATTAAACACAACTGTCTGTATAATACTTTGCTACATTATATTTATTAGTTGCACAAGTGTGTATATACATTTGAATGTAGCTAGAAACAtgtgaaataaataatttaataacttataaataatattaaataaataatatcaaaaacatattggtcaaaattaaacataaagacATTCGTCAAGAAACTCCCCtttcacaactatatatatatatatatatatatatatatatatatatatatatatatatatatatatatatatatatatatatatatatatatatatacaacatatgcatttatcaataaaatattttttctttaacattaatCAATTACAGATATATTGCATCCTCCAGGGAGCtagaaacttgtaaaaaaaaatgttcttaataacttatgtaatataaataataaataaataacattaaaaacttGCAGGTTTTAACATGAATATAAACAGATATGATaagataaaataatattaaataaataagatTAAATACTTATAGGTTAAAAAATAATTGTAAGcacacatcacaaaaaaaaaaatccttttcactACTACTACTCTCCACAGAATTTGTGCTGTGTAGAGAGTAGGTCAGTCATTTTTGGGTTGATAAGGAATGTTGTCTGCTGGGATAAACAATTAGGTCCATTTATGATATATAAGTTTGTGTTTACGAAATCCCTTGTAGGATAGGTTAATAGTGGATAAATCCTGTAGTTGTAAATTTCAGGAATGtactttatggatgaatttcctatAGGTTTTAGTAGATCAAAGATGAGTAGATACTTCTTTTAAAGTAGTACTGTATGTCCTTCAGTCGTAAGGTATAGAAGAATATGTCTATGTTGAAAAAGTCCATCCTTTACTGCTTATCCTTCATCCTGATGGTCTTCCTGGTTCTAATATGTTCAGATATAGCATAAGAGACTTATCTGTGCTTACAGTAGGGAGTTTATTTGATACAGAAGTGCAGGTTAGTGGTTGAGAGCCCAACATGTCACATCTTCCACCCTCAGAGGAATAAGGCTCAGTATTACAGCTTCCTGGACACAATCTGGAGATGCTGTTTCCTTAAAATGTTGGAGGTGATGCAGCCACAGCTTCAGCTCAGGTGACGTAGACTCATTGTTTTCAGGAGATCCTCTACAGACCATCAGATCATCTTTCAGTTTGAGGAAAACCATAAGTGCCTGTTTTACAGTTTCATTCTGAGCAGACACAGACATGTTCGTCAGAACCTCAACTGTTAGTGACACCCGCTCCAAAGTCAGGATGAGACGATTCCTCTGCGTAAGGTCACATACAGATGGTTTGTGTCTCAGCATTCTTCTGTAGCATCTCATTGCGTTGGTAGACATGTTCTTTTCATGATCATGTTGCAGCTCCTTTAGTGTTGTTATGTCAGAGGACGTCACTGATAAATAGCGGGATTTCGGGCAGAGTCTCCTGTGCAAGCGCCCACTTACTGCAACCAGTAAAGTGCTCAACACCAGCAGCCTGATATCCATTTCTGTTTTGCTGGCTTGGATCTGATAATGTCTTTCTGGTTCCAGATATTTGTTCCGTTACACTGTCACTCCACAGTGCTAGTCTCTGGTTGATCTGAAGTCTTGTATCCATGATTCTCCTTTTATATTTCTGTTTGCAGGAGAAAAATGTCCTCATTTTCATGATGTTGTGATGTTCTCTTTCGTTCAGAACTCAAGTGACATGAGAGAGACGATAGCTGCTCTGGGAACTTCTATATCACTTTCAGTTTCCTTTCTATTCAGGTAAGAAGGTAACATCAGATAGCTAGTGACATTCTTCTACATGTCAAACAGGAAACTCCTCCTTTCTGATACAGGACTCTCCTCTATACAGATTTATCGTATATTGTCAAAAGAACTTTTACAACATATTATTgccaacagaaaaaaacataacacaGCTTTTTAAATGTTCTGCCACACAAGTCTAAAAAtgtgaaaagaaggaagaaaatatAGGAAAGATGTATAAACATAACATACCAGTTTAGGTATTGTGCTTAAACCATTTTTTAACCAACAATAttgaaactttttttcatttttaaaattaaaaaaaaaaatgttgtgtcacaATAATAATTCACAAATAATGTGGGGATAGAGGTATATAAAAAGATTAAAGGTTGTGAGACTTTAATTGGCTTTCACTTTGGCTTTCCTTATCCACACATTTGTTGCTGGTTAGTATCTCAGAAAGTATGGATGTCAgaaacagccagacaactagcatatcCAGAAGATCAGCATTGGTGGCCCCTGTGTTTTTCTCTATTGAGCCTTACTTTAGGCATAATCATCTGCATAAACTGTACGCTAcctcatttttataattatttttatactgg
This window of the Aquarana catesbeiana isolate 2022-GZ linkage group LG01, ASM4218655v1, whole genome shotgun sequence genome carries:
- the LOC141124653 gene encoding interferon lambda-2-like — encoded protein: MDIRLLVLSTLLVAVSGRLHRRLCPKSRYLSVTSSDITTLKELQHDHEKNMSTNAMRCYRRMLRHKPSVCDLTQRNRLILTLERVSLTVEVLTNMSVSAQNETVKQALMVFLKLKDDLMVCRGSPENNESTSPELKLWLHHLQHFKETASPDCVQEAVILSLIPLRVEDVTCWALNH